TGACCAGGGACTCGGTAACCAGGAGCACGCTCCGGACGAGATTGTCGTCGTCGAGCAATGGCGGTCGCTCGACGATTTCCATCGCCATTTGCAGATGCCGCATTGCCTCGCCTTCCGGCAAGGGATCGCGCGCTACCTGAGCGCCGGCATCACCGTCCGCATTCTGCAGGGACGCTTACCGCCCGCCAATTTCGGGAGAA
The uncultured Propionivibrio sp. DNA segment above includes these coding regions:
- a CDS encoding putative quinol monooxygenase, with translation MIHVLARVHIRPGCMPAALDCYRQLVPQILAKEPGCLAYEPTGDLDQGLGNQEHAPDEIVVVEQWRSLDDFHRHLQMPHCLAFRQGIARYLSAGITVRILQGRLPPANFGRSAM